A stretch of the Argentina anserina chromosome 6, drPotAnse1.1, whole genome shotgun sequence genome encodes the following:
- the LOC126797856 gene encoding putative pentatricopeptide repeat-containing protein At1g10330, translating to MVQSAESLLQLLQSFLKNPIQVKQIHSRLITNGHLLPNPNPNSPKWKRTLLYNNLIRAHLDSGEPHKTLLLFTQMLSLSAQPNSHTFPPVVKAAGGWLRCSGGALHGQAVKRGVWGDPFVQTAFVSLYGRFKEAWDARKVFDEMTEPCVVACNAMLDVLGRNGDMAGAVSIFERMVERDVVTWTSVISGFGRNGWFGEGVWFFKRMMVSEDVRSGLVKPNEATYVSVISSCANLEGWGSLYWGKQVHGYVVRKESQLSVFMGTALVDLYGKSGCLRSAWNVFEKMEVKEVCTWNAMISVFSLNGWEKEALELFEEMKVEKRLRPNVVTFVAILTACARGDLVKCGLDLFKSMSKDFGVEPVMEHYGCVIDLLGRAGHFKEAAELLKSLPFEPDASVLGALLGSCKIHGTAELGNEVGKRLIELQPHHCGRYLVLSNINAGNERWDHAAAVRKEMVHAGIQKSPAYSMIDVR from the coding sequence ATGGTACAGTCAGCTGAGTCTTTGCTTCAGCTACTCCAAAGCTTCCTGAAAAACCCAATCCAAGTCAAACAAATCCATTCCCGCCTAATCACCAACGGTCATCTCCTCCCTAACCCAAACCCTAATTCCCCAAAATGGAAGAGGACTCTTCTTTACAACAATCTGATCAGAGCCCACCTCGATTCCGGCGAACCCCACAAGACCCTTTTGCTCTTTACCCAAATGTTGTCCCTTTCAGCACAACCCAACAGCCACACTTTTCCTCCGGTCGTCAAAGCCGCCGGTGGCTGGTTGCGGTGCTCCGGTGGAGCCCTCCACGGGCAAGCTGTGAAGCGCGGCGTTTGGGGGGACCCGTTTGTGCAGACGGCGTTTGTGAGCTTGTATGGTAGGTTTAAGGAAGCTTGGGATGCACGTaaggtgtttgatgaaatgaCTGAGCCGTGTGTGGTTGCGTGTAATGCGATGCTTGATGTGTTGGGGAGGAATGGGGACATGGCTGGTGCGGTTTCgatatttgagaggatggTGGAGAGGGATGTGGTTACGTGGACGAGTGTGATTAGTGGGTTTGGGAGGAATGGGTGGTTTGGTGAGggggtttggtttttcaaGAGGATGATGGTGAGTGAGGATGTGAGGAGTGGTTTGGTGAAGCCCAATGAAGCTACTTATGTTAGTGTGATTTCTTCTTGTGCTAATTTGGAAGGGTGGGGGTCTTTGTATTGGGGAAAGCAAGTTCATGGGTATGTTGTTAGGAAGGAGAGTCAGTTGAGTGTGTTTATGGGGACGGCGTTGGTGGATCTTTATGGGAAGTCAGGTTGTTTGAGAAGTGCTTGGAATGTTTTTGAGAAAATGGAGGTTAAAGAGGTTTGTACATGGAATGCAATGATCTCGGTGTTTTCTTTGAATGGGTGGGAGAAGGAGGCTTTGGAGTTGTTTGAGGAAATGAAGGTGGAAAAGAGGTTGCGGCCCAATGTGGTTACATTTGTTGCGATTCTCACAGCTTGTGCCCGTGGGGATTTGGTGAAGTGTGGTTTGGATTTGTTTAAATCAATGTCCAAGGACTTTGGGGTTGAACCGGTAATGGAACACTATGGTTGTGTGATTGATCTCCTGGGCAGAGCAGGGCATTTTAAGGAGGCAGCTGAACTTTTAAAGAGCTTGCCTTTTGAGCCTGATGCTTCTGTGTTGGGGGCTCTTTTGGGTTCTTGTAAGATTCATGGGACCGCTGAGCTGGGAAATGAAGTTGGGAAAAGATTGATCGAGTTGCAGCCACATCATTGTGGACGATACTTGGTTCTGTCAAACATTAATGCTGGGAATGAGAGGTGGGATCATGCTGCTGCTGTGAGGAAAGAAATGGTACATGCTGGAATTCAGAAAAGTCCAGCCTATAGTATGATTGATGTAAGGTAG
- the LOC126799343 gene encoding LOW QUALITY PROTEIN: uncharacterized protein LOC126799343 (The sequence of the model RefSeq protein was modified relative to this genomic sequence to represent the inferred CDS: inserted 1 base in 1 codon) — protein sequence MLAGAGFAVNLRSLLASKAFSNSQSTFSLSSSLSRVSVRAMAASAGPFKKVQIQRDDTAFDAYVVCEEDAPGIVVLQEWWGVDFEIKNHAVKISELXPGFKALIPDLYRGKVGLDVAEAQHLMDGLDWQGAVKDIQASVNWLKSNGSKKVGVTGFCMGGALSIASSVLVPEVDAVVAFYGLPSSDLADPAQAKAPIQAHFGELDGFVGFSDVTAAESLEEKLKASGIPYEVHLYPGNAHAFMNRSEDGVKRRKGMGMPDEDEAAVQLAWSRFQSWMTRHLSAEA from the exons ATGCTAGCTGGGGCTGGGTTTGCTGTCAATTTGAGATCTTTATTAGCTTCCAAAGCCTTCTCCAATTCTCAGTCGACTTTCTCACTCTCTTCTTCACTTTCTCGGGTTTCTGTTCGCGCCATGGCTGCATCTGCTGGGCCGTTTAAGAAAGTCCAAATCCAGAGAGATGATAct GCATTTGATGCGTATGTTGTTTGCGAAGAAGATGCTCCGGGAATTGTTGTACTTCAGGAGTGGTGGGGTGTAGATTTTGAGATTAAGAACCATGCTGTCAAAATCTCTGAAC GCCCTGGATTCAAGGCACTTATCCCTGA CTTGTATCGGGGAAAGGTTGGTTTGGATGTTGCTGAAGCACAACATTTGATGGATGGTCTCGATTGGCAAGGTGCTGTAAAAGATATCCAAGCTTCAGTTAATTGGCTGAAATCAAATGGTTCAAAGAAG GTTGGTGTTACTGGATTTTGCATGGGAGGCGCTCTCTCAATTGCAAGTTCTGTTTTAGTCCCTGAGGTAGATGCTGTCGTTGCATTCTATGGATTACCATCATCAGATCTTGCTGATCCTGCTCAAGCTAAGGCTCCTATTCAGGCTCATTTTGGAGAGCTTGATGGTTTTGTTGGCTTTTCAGATGTGACG GCTGCCGAGTCTTTGGAGGAGAAGCTGAAAGCATCAGGaattccatatgaggtgcacCTGTATCCGGGCAATGCCCATGCTTTCATGAATAGGTCTGAAGACGGTGTGAAGCGCAGGAAAGGCATGGGAATGCCTGATGAGGATGAAGCTGCAGTCCAGCTCGCTTGGTCTCGCTTCCAGTCATGGATGACCCGCCATTTGTCTGCTGAAGCATAG